One window of Medicago truncatula cultivar Jemalong A17 chromosome 2, MtrunA17r5.0-ANR, whole genome shotgun sequence genomic DNA carries:
- the LOC11408126 gene encoding protein HIRA isoform X2: MTNGICTAVLRGHSSLVKGVAWDPIGSFIASQSDDKTVIIWRTSDWSLAHRTDGHWSKSLGSTFFRRLGWSPCGHFITTTHGFKKPRHSAPVLERGEWSATFDFLGHNAPIIVVRFNHFLFKKNSSNTQEGKSEPVGWSNGGSKTGPKEPQPYNIIAIGSQDRTITVWTTASPRPLFVAKHFFTQSVVDLSWSPDGYSLFACSLDGSVGAFHFEAKELGQSLNDAELDELKRSRYGDVSGRKINLAESPAQLLLEAASTKQTSAKKAVSNVQQKKTTAKACVSAGNTTKNSKPQVKDVKKIGGPVGNEPNMVTTTGLISGPVKQKEYRRPDGRKRIIPEVVGGPVQPESISSAAQQFDFPIVSSEHIKSSDKAISTNDDIRASTLGGSHVRHSDLKERSGVTARVTISDGLIIEKVSDTSGDGGINVQQMGNSMTSNSLAACSSTLSIRVFDKKGGVGTSPVLLEARPREHTVNDIAGLANTSMMKETEIVCTRGDQTLWSDRISGKVTVLAGNVNFWAVGCEDGCLQIYTKCGRRAMPTMMMGSSATFVDCDECWSLMLVTRKGSLYLWDLLNRTCLLQDSLTSLVASSPNPSTKNEGTIKVISAKLSKSGSPLVVLATRHAFLFDMNVKCWLRVADDSFPASNLSSSWSLGSIQSGELAALQVDLRKYLARKPGWTRMTDDGVQTRAHLEAQLASSLALGSANEYRQCLLSYVRFLAREADESRLREVCEGFLGPPTGMAEEPSSDSNNLAWDPFVLGMRKHKLLREDILPSMASNRKVQRLLNEFMDLLSEFEIVDPNQDQMALVLPKSSSPATKLIENSSVAIDKEDGAQAKTLD, encoded by the exons ATGACCAATGGAATTTGCACTGCTGTTTTAAGGGGCCACTCTAGCCTTGTTAAGGGGGTCGCGTGGGATCCTATTGGCTCTTTCATAGCAAGTCAATCTGATGATAAAACTGTGATTATTTGGCGAACAAGTGATTGGAGTCTTGCTCATAGGACTGATGGTCATTGGTCAAAATCA CTTGGATCAACCTTTTTCAGGCGGCTTGGATGGTCTCCATGTGGTCATTTCATTACCACTACTCATGGTTTCAAGAAGCCTAGGCATTCTGCCCCAGTTCTTGAAAGGGGAGAATGGTCTGCAACATTTGATTTCTTAGGACACAATGCTCCGATAATTGTGGTGAGGTTCAACCATTTTCTGTTCAAAAAGAATTCCTCTAATACTCAGGAAGGGAAGTCTGAGCCTGTCGGGTGGAGCAACGGTGGTTCCAAGACTGGACCCAAAGAGCCACAGCCTTACAATATTATTGCCATCGGAAGTCAGGATCGGACAATAACAGTGTGGACTACTGCAAGTCCCCGTCCTTTATTTGTTGCTAagcatttttttactcaaagtGTTGTAGATTTATCCTG GAGCCCCGATGGATATTCACTTTTTGCATGTTCCTTGGATGGATCTGTGGGTGCATTTCATTTTGAGGCAAAAGAACTTGGTCAGAGTTTAAATGATGCTGAGCTGGATGAGTTGAAGAGAAGTCGTTATGGCGATGTGAGTGGTCGTAAAATTAATTTAGCTGAAAGCCCGGCACAGTTACTTCTAGAAGCAGCTTCTACCAAACAAACATCGGCCAAAAAGGCGGTTTCTAATGTCCAACAAAAGAAGACAACGGCAAAGGCTTGTGTTAGTGCAGGGAACACTACAAAGAATTCCAAGCCTCAAGTTAAGGACGTTAAGAAGATCGGAGGTCCTGTAGGCAATGAGCCAAACATGGTTACAACCACTGGTCTGATTTCTGGTCCAGTTAAGCAAAAAGAGTATAGACGCCCTGATGGCCGTAAAAGAATTATTCCAGAAGTAGTTGGAGGGCCTGTTCAACCGGAAAGCATTTCCAGTGCAGCTCAGCAATTTGATTTTCCTATTGTCTCTTCTGAACACATAAAGAGTTCTGACAAAGCTATTTCTACTAATGATGACATAAGAGCAAGTACATTAGGAGGATCACATGTTAGACATTCAGATTTAAAAGAACGTTCTGGGGTTACTGCTAGGGTCACAATTTCTGACGGCCTGATAATTGAGAAAGTTTCAGATACATCCGGTGATGGAGGCATCAATGTTCAACAGATGGGAAATTCAATGACTTCTAATTCTTTAGCTGCTTGTAGTTCTACACTTTCTATTAGAGTATTTGATAAGAAAGGAGGGGTCGGTACTTCACCTGTTCTTTTGGAAGCACGCCCAAGAGAACACACTGTAAATGACATTGCAGGGCTGGCAAATACGTCAATGATGAAAGAAACAGAAATTGTATGCACAAGGGGGGATCAAACACTTTGGTCTGATAGGATATCAGGAAAAGTCACTGTTTTAGCTGGCAACGTGAATTTCTGGGCTGTTGGGTGTGAAGATGGATGTCTGCAG ATTTATACAAAGTGTGGGAGACGTGCAATGCCTACAATGATGATGGGATCATCTGCCACATTTGTAGACTGTGATGAATGCTGGTCATTAATGCTGGTGACAAGAAAAGGATCCCTTTATTTATGGGATTTATTGAACCGAACTTGTCTCCTTCAAGATTCATTGACTTCTTTAGTTGCTTCAAGTCCTAACCCATCCACTAAAAATGAAG GAACTATTAAAGTTATTTCTGCAAAGCTATCAAAGTCTGGTTCCCCGCTTGTTGTGTTGGCAACACGCCATGCTTTCCTATTTGACATGAATGTCAAGTGTTGGCTTAGGGTTGCAGATGATAGTTTCCCTGCATCAAATTTATCCAGCTCTTGGAGTTTGGGTTCAATTCAAAGTGGTGAGCTGGCTGCTTTACAGGTTGATCTTAGAAAATATTTGGCTCGGAAGCCTGGTTGGACAAG AATGACTGATGATGGAGTGCAGACACGTGCTCATTTGGAAGCTCAATTGGCTTCATCCTTGGCTTTAGGATCTGCCAATGAATATCGCCAATGCCTATTGTCCTATGTACGCTTTCTTGCAAG GGAAGCAGATGAATCTCGATTAAGGGAAGTCTGTGAAGGTTTCCTTGGACCTCCAACAGGGATGGCTGAGGAACCATCTTCGGATTCAAATAACTTAGCATGGGATCCTTTTGTTCTT GGAATGAGGAAACACAAGCTTCTCAGGGAAGATATTCTTCCATCGATGGCGTCGAACAGAAAAGTCCAGAGATTGCTAAATGAATTCATGGACCTGTTATCTGAATTTGAGATAGTTGATCCAAATCAAGACCAAATGGCTCTCGTTTTACCAAAGTCATCTTCACCAGCAACCAAACTGATTGAGAACAGTTCAGTAGCAATCGACAAAGAGGACGGTGCTCAAGCAAAGACATTGGATTAG
- the LOC11412411 gene encoding pentatricopeptide repeat-containing protein At2g27610, whose product MNMKLNSSLTTLTNTSKNPFFRFIHYSISLKFISNTVLCVPHIAHNLFDKIPHRPTTLKEHNQLLFSYSRDKQTKEALNLFVSLLHSSLQPDESTLSCVFNICAGSLDGKLGRQVHCQCVKFGLVDHVSVGTSLVDMYMKTENVNDGRRVFDEMGERNVVSWTSLLAGYSWNGLYGYVWELFCQMQYEGVLPNRYTVSTVIAALVNEGVVGIGLQVHAMVVKHGFEEAIPVFNSLISLYSRLGMLRDARDVFDKMEIRDWVTWNSMIAGYVRNGQDLEVFEIFNKMQLAGVKPTHMTFASVIKSCASLRELALVKLMQCKALKSGFTTDQIVITALMVALSKCKEMDDALSLFSLMEEGKNVVSWTAMISGCLQNGGNDQAVNLFSQMRREGVKPNHFTYSAILTVHYPVFVSEMHAEVIKTNYERSSSVGTALLDAYVKLGNTIDAVKVFEIIEAKDLMAWSAMLAGYAQTGETEEAAKLFHQLIKEGIKPNEFTFSSVINACASPTAAAEQGKQFHAYAIKMRLNNALCVSSALVTMYAKRGNIDSAHEVFKRQKERDLVSWNSMISGYSQHGQAKKALEVFDEMQKRNMDVDAVTFIGVITACTHAGLVEKGQKYFNSMINDHHINPTMKHYSCMIDLYSRAGMLEKAMGIINEMPFPPGATVWRTLLGAARVHRNVELGELAAEKLISLQPEDSAAYVLLSNMYAAAGNWQERTNVRKLMDKRKVKKEPGYSWIEVKNKTYSFLAGDLTHPLSNQIYSKLSELSIRLKDAGYQPDTKNVFHDIEDEQKETILSHHSERLAIAFGLIATPPEIPIQIVKNLRVCGDCHNFTKLVSLVEQRYIVVRDSNRFHHFKDGLCSCGDYW is encoded by the coding sequence atgaacatGAAACTAAACTCATCTTTAACAACACTCACCAACACTtcaaaaaacccatttttcagaTTTATACATTACTCCATTTCACTCAAATTCATTTCCAACACCGTTTTATGTGTTCCTCACATTGCACACAACCTGTTTGATAAAATTCCTCATAGACCTACAACCCTTAAAGAGCATAACCAATTACTCTTTAGTTACTCGCGCGATAAACAAACCAAAGAAGCCCTTAACTTATTTGTTTCTCTTCTTCATTCGTCTTTACAACCCGACGAATCCACATTGTCGTGTGTTTTCAATATTTGTGCTGGTTCCTTGGATGGGAAATTGGGTAGGCAAGTTCATTGTCAATGTGTTAAATTTGGACTTGTGGATCATGTTAGTGTTGGAACTTCACTTGTTGATATGTATATGAAAACTGAGAATGTTAATGATGGAAGAAGAGTTTTTGATGAAATGGGTGAGAGGAATGTTGTGTCTTGGACTTCGTTGCTTGCGGGTTATTCATGGAATGGACTCTATGGTTATGTATGGGAGTTGTTTTGTCAGATGCAATATGAGGGGGTTTTGCCTAATCGGTATACAGTTTCTACTGTAATAGCAGCTTTGGTTAATGAAGGTGTTGTTGGTATAGGATTGCAAGTTCATGCTATGGTTGTGAAGCATGGTTTTGAGGAAGCAATACCTGTGTTCAATTCGCTGATTAGTTTGTATTCGAGGTTGGGGATGTTGAGAGATGCTAGAgatgtttttgataaaatggAGATCAGGGATTGGGTTACTTGGAATAGCATGATTGCGGGATATGTCAGAAATGGACAAGATTTGGaggtttttgaaatttttaataaaatgcaACTTGCAGGGGTTAAGCCTACTCACATGACATTTGCTAGTGTTATTAAATCATGTGCTAGCCTTAGAGAATTGGCGTTAGTTAAACTGATGCAATGTAAAGCTTTGAAGAGTGGTTTTACCACGGACCAGATTGTCATAACTGCACTCATGGTAGCATTGAGTAAGTGTAAAGAAATGGATGATGCGTTAAGTCTATTTTCATTGATGGAAGAAGGTAAAAATGTGGTGTCTTGGACTGCTATGATCAGTGGATGCTTGCAGAATGGTGGTAATGACCAGGCTGTGAATTTGTTTTCACAAATGAGGAGGGAAGGTGTCAAACCAAATCATTTCACGTATTCTGCCATCCTTACTGTACATTATCCTGTTTTTGTTTCTGAAATGCATGCCGAagttattaaaactaactatgaAAGGTCTTCTTCAGTAGGAACTGCACTTTTAGATGCTTACGTTAAGTTAGGAAATACTATTGATGCTGTTAAAGTTTTTGAGATAATTGAAGCGAAAGACTTAATGGCATGGTCAGCAATGCTGGCAGGATATGCACAAACAGGAGAAACTGAAGAAGCTGCTAAACTCTTCCACCAATTGATAAAAGAAGGGATTAAACCGAATGAGTTTACATTTTCCAGCGTCATTAATGCATGTGCTTCTCCTACCGCGGCagcagaacaaggaaaacagTTTCATGCCTATGCAATTAAAATGAGATTAAATAATGCTTTATGTGTAAGCAGTGCTCTTGTTACCATGTATGCAAAGAGAGGCAATATCGATAGTGCGCATGAAGTTTTCAAAAGGCAGAAGGAGAGGGACTTGGTTTCTTGGAACTCAATGATCTCTGGATATTCACAGCATGGCCAGGCCAAGAAAGCTTTAGAGGTATTCGATGAGATGCAAAAAAGAAACATGGATGTAGATGCCGTAACATTCATCGGAGTCATTACTGCCTGCACTCATGCCGGCCTAGTGGAAAAGGGTCAAAAGTACTTCAACTCAATGATCAATGATCATCATATTAATCCAACAATGAAGCACTACTCTTGCATGATCGATCTATATAGCCGTGCAGGGATGCTGGAAAAAGCCATGGGTATCATTAACGAGATGCCATTTCCCCCTGGTGCAACTGTGTGGCGCACTCTCTTGGGAGCCGCTCGAGTACACCGAAATGTAGAGCTCGGAGAACTTGCTGCTGAAAAACTTATTTCTCTTCAGCCAGAAGACTCCGCTGCATATGTCCTATTATCCAATATGTATGCTGCAGCAGGAAACTGGCAAGAAAGAACAAATGTGAGAAAACTCATGGATaagagaaaagtgaaaaaagaaCCAGGGTACAGCTGGATTGAGGTCAAAAACAAGACATACTCATTCTTAGCTGGTGATTTGACACACCCTTTGTCAAACCAAATCTACTCAAAACTTTCGGAGTTGAGTATCAGGTTGAAAGATGCAGGTTATCAACCTGATACAAAAAACGTATTTCATGATATTGAAGATGAACAGAAAGAAACTATTCTTTCTCATCACAGTGAAAGGCTGGCTATTGCTTTTGGGTTAATAGCTACACCTCCTGAAATCCCCATCCAGATTGTGAAGAATCTTAGGGTCTGTGGAGATTGTCATAACTTTACCAAGTTAGTATCACTGGTTGAACAGAGATATATCGTTGTCAGAGATTCAAACCGGTTTCATCACTTTAAAGATGGATTGTGCTCATGTGGAGACTACTGGTGA
- the LOC11408126 gene encoding protein HIRA isoform X1 yields MIAEKPSWLRHEGMQIFSIDVQPSGLRFATGGGDHKVRIWNMKSLGADMESLDTSERLLATLRDHFGSVNCVRWAKHGRFVASGSDDQAILIHERKPGSGTTEFGSGEPPDIENWKVVMTLRGHSADVVDLNWSPDDSSLASGSLDNTIHIWNMTNGICTAVLRGHSSLVKGVAWDPIGSFIASQSDDKTVIIWRTSDWSLAHRTDGHWSKSLGSTFFRRLGWSPCGHFITTTHGFKKPRHSAPVLERGEWSATFDFLGHNAPIIVVRFNHFLFKKNSSNTQEGKSEPVGWSNGGSKTGPKEPQPYNIIAIGSQDRTITVWTTASPRPLFVAKHFFTQSVVDLSWSPDGYSLFACSLDGSVGAFHFEAKELGQSLNDAELDELKRSRYGDVSGRKINLAESPAQLLLEAASTKQTSAKKAVSNVQQKKTTAKACVSAGNTTKNSKPQVKDVKKIGGPVGNEPNMVTTTGLISGPVKQKEYRRPDGRKRIIPEVVGGPVQPESISSAAQQFDFPIVSSEHIKSSDKAISTNDDIRASTLGGSHVRHSDLKERSGVTARVTISDGLIIEKVSDTSGDGGINVQQMGNSMTSNSLAACSSTLSIRVFDKKGGVGTSPVLLEARPREHTVNDIAGLANTSMMKETEIVCTRGDQTLWSDRISGKVTVLAGNVNFWAVGCEDGCLQIYTKCGRRAMPTMMMGSSATFVDCDECWSLMLVTRKGSLYLWDLLNRTCLLQDSLTSLVASSPNPSTKNEGTIKVISAKLSKSGSPLVVLATRHAFLFDMNVKCWLRVADDSFPASNLSSSWSLGSIQSGELAALQVDLRKYLARKPGWTRMTDDGVQTRAHLEAQLASSLALGSANEYRQCLLSYVRFLAREADESRLREVCEGFLGPPTGMAEEPSSDSNNLAWDPFVLGMRKHKLLREDILPSMASNRKVQRLLNEFMDLLSEFEIVDPNQDQMALVLPKSSSPATKLIENSSVAIDKEDGAQAKTLD; encoded by the exons ATGATTGCTGAAAAACCTAGTTGGCTTAGACATGAGGGTATGCAAATTTTTTCCATTGATGTTCAACCTAGTGGACTCAGATTTGCTACTGGTGGTGGTGACCACAag GTTCGCATATGGAATATGAAATCTCTTGGTGCGGACATGGAAAGTCTCGACACTTCTGAAAGGCTTCTTGCAACCCTGCGGGATCACTTTGGGTCTGTCAATTGTGTTAGGTGGGCCAAGCATGGAAGGTTTGTTGCATCAGGGTCTGATGATCAGGCGATATTAATACATGAGAGGAAGCCTGGTTCAGGAACCACGGAATTTGGCAGCGGAGAGCCTCCAGATATTGAAAACTGGAAAGTTGTGATGACTCTGAGAGGGCACTCTGCCGATGTG GTTGATCTTAATTGGTCTCCTGATGATTCTTCTTTGGCTAGTGGGAGTTTGGACAACACCATCCATATATGGAATATGACCAATGGAATTTGCACTGCTGTTTTAAGGGGCCACTCTAGCCTTGTTAAGGGGGTCGCGTGGGATCCTATTGGCTCTTTCATAGCAAGTCAATCTGATGATAAAACTGTGATTATTTGGCGAACAAGTGATTGGAGTCTTGCTCATAGGACTGATGGTCATTGGTCAAAATCA CTTGGATCAACCTTTTTCAGGCGGCTTGGATGGTCTCCATGTGGTCATTTCATTACCACTACTCATGGTTTCAAGAAGCCTAGGCATTCTGCCCCAGTTCTTGAAAGGGGAGAATGGTCTGCAACATTTGATTTCTTAGGACACAATGCTCCGATAATTGTGGTGAGGTTCAACCATTTTCTGTTCAAAAAGAATTCCTCTAATACTCAGGAAGGGAAGTCTGAGCCTGTCGGGTGGAGCAACGGTGGTTCCAAGACTGGACCCAAAGAGCCACAGCCTTACAATATTATTGCCATCGGAAGTCAGGATCGGACAATAACAGTGTGGACTACTGCAAGTCCCCGTCCTTTATTTGTTGCTAagcatttttttactcaaagtGTTGTAGATTTATCCTG GAGCCCCGATGGATATTCACTTTTTGCATGTTCCTTGGATGGATCTGTGGGTGCATTTCATTTTGAGGCAAAAGAACTTGGTCAGAGTTTAAATGATGCTGAGCTGGATGAGTTGAAGAGAAGTCGTTATGGCGATGTGAGTGGTCGTAAAATTAATTTAGCTGAAAGCCCGGCACAGTTACTTCTAGAAGCAGCTTCTACCAAACAAACATCGGCCAAAAAGGCGGTTTCTAATGTCCAACAAAAGAAGACAACGGCAAAGGCTTGTGTTAGTGCAGGGAACACTACAAAGAATTCCAAGCCTCAAGTTAAGGACGTTAAGAAGATCGGAGGTCCTGTAGGCAATGAGCCAAACATGGTTACAACCACTGGTCTGATTTCTGGTCCAGTTAAGCAAAAAGAGTATAGACGCCCTGATGGCCGTAAAAGAATTATTCCAGAAGTAGTTGGAGGGCCTGTTCAACCGGAAAGCATTTCCAGTGCAGCTCAGCAATTTGATTTTCCTATTGTCTCTTCTGAACACATAAAGAGTTCTGACAAAGCTATTTCTACTAATGATGACATAAGAGCAAGTACATTAGGAGGATCACATGTTAGACATTCAGATTTAAAAGAACGTTCTGGGGTTACTGCTAGGGTCACAATTTCTGACGGCCTGATAATTGAGAAAGTTTCAGATACATCCGGTGATGGAGGCATCAATGTTCAACAGATGGGAAATTCAATGACTTCTAATTCTTTAGCTGCTTGTAGTTCTACACTTTCTATTAGAGTATTTGATAAGAAAGGAGGGGTCGGTACTTCACCTGTTCTTTTGGAAGCACGCCCAAGAGAACACACTGTAAATGACATTGCAGGGCTGGCAAATACGTCAATGATGAAAGAAACAGAAATTGTATGCACAAGGGGGGATCAAACACTTTGGTCTGATAGGATATCAGGAAAAGTCACTGTTTTAGCTGGCAACGTGAATTTCTGGGCTGTTGGGTGTGAAGATGGATGTCTGCAG ATTTATACAAAGTGTGGGAGACGTGCAATGCCTACAATGATGATGGGATCATCTGCCACATTTGTAGACTGTGATGAATGCTGGTCATTAATGCTGGTGACAAGAAAAGGATCCCTTTATTTATGGGATTTATTGAACCGAACTTGTCTCCTTCAAGATTCATTGACTTCTTTAGTTGCTTCAAGTCCTAACCCATCCACTAAAAATGAAG GAACTATTAAAGTTATTTCTGCAAAGCTATCAAAGTCTGGTTCCCCGCTTGTTGTGTTGGCAACACGCCATGCTTTCCTATTTGACATGAATGTCAAGTGTTGGCTTAGGGTTGCAGATGATAGTTTCCCTGCATCAAATTTATCCAGCTCTTGGAGTTTGGGTTCAATTCAAAGTGGTGAGCTGGCTGCTTTACAGGTTGATCTTAGAAAATATTTGGCTCGGAAGCCTGGTTGGACAAG AATGACTGATGATGGAGTGCAGACACGTGCTCATTTGGAAGCTCAATTGGCTTCATCCTTGGCTTTAGGATCTGCCAATGAATATCGCCAATGCCTATTGTCCTATGTACGCTTTCTTGCAAG GGAAGCAGATGAATCTCGATTAAGGGAAGTCTGTGAAGGTTTCCTTGGACCTCCAACAGGGATGGCTGAGGAACCATCTTCGGATTCAAATAACTTAGCATGGGATCCTTTTGTTCTT GGAATGAGGAAACACAAGCTTCTCAGGGAAGATATTCTTCCATCGATGGCGTCGAACAGAAAAGTCCAGAGATTGCTAAATGAATTCATGGACCTGTTATCTGAATTTGAGATAGTTGATCCAAATCAAGACCAAATGGCTCTCGTTTTACCAAAGTCATCTTCACCAGCAACCAAACTGATTGAGAACAGTTCAGTAGCAATCGACAAAGAGGACGGTGCTCAAGCAAAGACATTGGATTAG
- the LOC11412911 gene encoding protein SUPPRESSOR OF K(+) TRANSPORT GROWTH DEFECT 1, whose translation MYSNFKEQAIEYVKQAVDADNAGNYSKAFPLYMNALEYFKTHLKYEKNPKIREAITQKFTEYLRRAEEIRAVLDDGGPGPASNGDAAVATRPKSKGKDGGGEGGGGGEGEDPEQAKLRAGLNSAIIREKPNVKWNDVAGLESAKQALQEAVILPVKFPQFFTGKRRPWRAFLLYGPPGTGKSYLAKAVATEADSTFFSISSSDLVSKWMGESEKLVSNLFQMARESAPSIIFVDEIDSLCGQRGEGNESEASRRIKTELLVQMQGVGNNDQKVLVLAATNTPYALDQAIRRRFDKRIYIPLPDLKARQHMFKVHLGDTPHNLTEKDYEYLASRTEGFSGSDISVCVKDVLFEPVRKTQDAMFFFKSPEGMWIPCGPKQQGAVQTTMTDLATKGLASKILPPPITRTDFEKVLARQRPTVSKSDLEVHERFTKEFGEEG comes from the exons ATGTATAGCAATTTCAAGGAACAAGCAATCGAGTACGTGAAACAAGCCGTAGATGCAGACAATGCCGGAAACTATTCAAAAGCGTTTCCTTTATACATGAACGCTTTAGAGTATTTCAAAACCCATTTAAAGTAcgaaaaaaaccctaaaatcagAGAAGCAATTACGCAGAAATTCACCGAGTATTTACGTCGTGCTGAGGAGATCAGGGCTGTGCTGGATGATGGTGGGCCAGGGCCAGCTTCTAATGGCGATGCGGCGGTTGCTACGAGGCCGAAAAGTAAGGGGAAGGATGGTGGTGGAGAGGGTGGTGGAGGTGGTGAAGGGGAGGATCCGGAGCAGGCGAAGCTTAGAGCGGGTTTGAATTCCGCGATTATTAGGGAAAAGCCGAATGTTAAGTGGAATGATGTTGCTGGTTTGGAGAGTGCTAAACAGGCTTTGCAGGAAGCTGTTATTTTGCCTGTCAAGTTTCCTCAGTTTTTTACTG GTAAAAGACGACCATGGAGAGCATTTTTGTTGTATGGACCTCCTGGAACTGGAAAATCATATTTAGCTAAGGCAGTTGCAACTGAGGCTGATTCCACCTTTTTCAG TATTTCTTCATCAGATCTTGTTTCAAAGTGGATGGGTGAAAGTGAAAAACTGGTTTCAAACCTTTTTCAAATGGCTCGAGAAAGTGCCCCCTCTATCATATTTGTTGATGAAATAGATTCCCTATGTGGCCAGCGTGGAGAAGGCAACGAGAGTGAAGCTTCAAGACGAATCAAAACAGAACTTCTGGTGCAGATGCAG GGTGTAGGAAACAATGACCAGAAAGTTCTTGTTCTTGCAGCAACAAATACACCTTATGCTTTAGACCAG GCAATAAGGCGTCGTTTTGATAAGCGTATTTATATTCCACTACCAGATTTGAAGGCCCGCCAACACATGTTCAAG GTGCATCTTGGAGATACTCCTCATAATTTAACTGAAAAGGATTATGAATACTTGGCTAGCAGGACAGAGGGGTTTTCTGGTTCAGATATATCTGTTTGC gTGAAGGATGTTCTATTTGAACCCGTCCGCAAAACCCAAGATGCTATGTTCTTCTTTAAAAGTCCCGAGGGTATGTGGATCCCATGTGGACCAAAGCAACAGGGCGCAGTTCAAACTACAATGACGGATCTTGCTACAAAAGGACTTGCTTCAAAG ATCCTTCCACCCCCCATTACAAGAACAGATTTTGAAAAGGTTCTTGCTAGACAAAGGCCTACAGTAAGCAAAAGTGACCTTGAAGTTCATGAGAGATTCACAAAGGAGTTTGGAGAAGAAGGTTAA